From one Streptomyces sp. ICC1 genomic stretch:
- a CDS encoding DUF3052 domain-containing protein has translation MSATADHAENLAARLGFQSEQVVQEIGYDDDVDQEFRDAVEDHVTELVDEDYDDVADAVLLWFREDDGDLTDALVDATELVEDGALILLVTPKTGKDGFVEASDISEAAETAGLSLAKGLPVGKEWTATKLVTPKTAKSKR, from the coding sequence GTGAGCGCGACCGCGGACCACGCGGAGAACCTGGCCGCCCGGCTGGGTTTCCAGTCCGAACAGGTGGTCCAGGAGATCGGCTACGACGACGACGTCGATCAGGAATTCCGTGATGCCGTAGAGGATCACGTCACCGAACTCGTCGATGAGGACTACGACGATGTCGCAGACGCGGTTCTGCTGTGGTTCCGGGAGGACGACGGCGACCTGACGGACGCCCTGGTCGACGCGACCGAGCTGGTCGAGGACGGCGCACTGATCCTGCTGGTGACTCCCAAGACCGGCAAGGACGGCTTCGTCGAGGCCAGCGACATCAGTGAGGCCGCCGAGACCGCCGGCCTCTCCCTGGCCAAGGGACTGCCCGTCGGCAAGGAGTGGACCGCCACCAAGCTGGTGACTCCGAAGACGGCCAAGTCCAAGCGCTGA
- a CDS encoding Tellurium resistance, with protein MGFFDGIRGNRGVHFQSGSASSNAIELTKRHPTVSLTKQGAVHGNLRVNLSWRMRTSDIGGRAAGQSGQLFRHPFKLFKPDMVQAHTQGMVNVDLDIGCLYELTDGTRGVVQPLGNLHGDINSPPYVKLSGDDRFGAPSGETIFVNLDHAEDIKRLLVFVYIYDQTPAFDRTHAMVTLYPITGPRIEIPLEERHPQARSCAVVSMENIKGELIVRREVKFVYGFQAELDRLYGWGLQWGRGYKTSSR; from the coding sequence ATGGGATTCTTCGACGGCATCAGGGGCAACCGCGGTGTGCACTTCCAGTCGGGCAGCGCCTCGTCGAACGCCATCGAGCTGACCAAACGCCATCCGACGGTGTCGCTCACCAAGCAGGGGGCGGTGCACGGAAACCTGCGCGTCAACCTGTCCTGGCGGATGCGGACCTCGGACATAGGCGGCCGCGCGGCCGGCCAGAGCGGACAGCTCTTCCGGCATCCGTTCAAACTGTTCAAACCCGACATGGTGCAGGCGCACACCCAGGGCATGGTCAACGTCGACCTCGACATCGGCTGCCTCTACGAGCTCACCGACGGCACCCGCGGCGTCGTCCAGCCGCTGGGCAACCTGCACGGCGACATCAACAGCCCGCCCTACGTGAAGCTGAGCGGCGACGACCGGTTCGGGGCGCCCTCCGGCGAGACGATCTTCGTCAACCTCGACCACGCGGAGGACATCAAGCGGCTGCTGGTCTTCGTCTACATCTACGACCAGACCCCGGCCTTCGACCGGACGCACGCCATGGTCACCCTCTACCCGATCACCGGGCCGCGCATCGAGATCCCGCTGGAGGAGCGCCACCCGCAGGCCCGCTCCTGCGCCGTGGTCTCCATGGAGAACATCAAGGGCGAGCTGATCGTGCGCCGCGAGGTCAAGTTCGTCTACGGGTTCCAGGCCGAGCTCGACCGCCTGTACGGGTGGGGCCTCCAGTGGGGCCGGGGCTACAAGACGTCCAGCCGGTGA
- a CDS encoding DUF475 domain-containing protein, giving the protein MVLKTFGWSFAITALGLVAALFYGSWEAFGIVAILSILEISLSFDNAVVNAGILKKMNAFWQKIFLTIGVLIAVFGMRLVFPVVIVAISAKIGPIDAVNLALTDKNRYQELVTDAHPSIAAFGGMFLLMIFLDFIFEDRDIKWLAWLERPLAKLGKIDMLSACIALIILVITAMTFATQAHQHGGAHVDKAQTVLISGVLGLITYMVVGGLSGYFENKLEEEEEAEHEAEEAAKKSGKPVTAIAMAGKAAFFMFLYLEVLDASFSFDGVIGAFAITNDIVLMALGLGIGAMYVRSLTVYLVRQGTLDDYVYLEHGAHYAIGALAVILLVTIQHEINEVITGLVGVVLIGWSFWSSVRRNKRLELEGSTAEA; this is encoded by the coding sequence GTGGTTCTGAAAACCTTCGGCTGGTCGTTCGCAATCACTGCGCTCGGACTGGTTGCGGCGCTGTTCTACGGGAGCTGGGAGGCCTTCGGGATCGTCGCGATCCTGTCGATCCTCGAGATCTCGCTGTCCTTCGACAACGCGGTGGTCAACGCCGGAATCCTGAAGAAGATGAATGCCTTCTGGCAGAAGATCTTCCTCACCATCGGCGTTCTGATCGCGGTCTTCGGCATGCGACTGGTCTTCCCTGTCGTCATCGTCGCGATCAGCGCCAAGATCGGGCCCATCGACGCCGTCAACCTGGCCCTTACCGACAAGAACCGGTACCAGGAGCTGGTCACGGACGCTCACCCGTCCATCGCCGCCTTCGGTGGCATGTTCCTGCTGATGATCTTCCTCGACTTCATCTTCGAGGACCGTGACATCAAGTGGCTCGCCTGGCTCGAGCGTCCGCTCGCGAAGCTCGGCAAGATCGACATGCTGTCGGCGTGCATCGCGCTGATCATCCTGGTCATCACGGCCATGACCTTCGCCACCCAGGCCCACCAGCACGGTGGCGCCCACGTGGACAAGGCGCAGACCGTCCTGATCTCGGGTGTCCTCGGCCTGATCACCTACATGGTCGTCGGCGGTCTCTCCGGCTACTTCGAGAACAAGCTCGAAGAAGAGGAAGAGGCCGAGCACGAGGCGGAAGAGGCGGCCAAGAAGTCCGGCAAGCCGGTCACGGCCATCGCCATGGCCGGCAAGGCCGCGTTCTTCATGTTCCTCTACCTCGAAGTCCTCGACGCCTCCTTCTCCTTCGACGGGGTCATCGGCGCCTTCGCCATCACCAACGACATCGTCCTCATGGCCCTGGGCCTCGGCATCGGTGCCATGTACGTCCGGTCGCTCACGGTCTACCTGGTCCGCCAGGGCACCCTCGACGACTACGTCTACCTGGAGCACGGCGCGCACTACGCCATCGGCGCGCTCGCCGTCATCCTGCTCGTCACCATCCAGCACGAGATCAACGAGGTCATCACCGGTCTCGTCGGCGTCGTGCTGATCGGCTGGTCCTTCTGGTCCTCGGTGCGCCGCAACAAGCGCCTGGAACTGGAGGGTTCCACCGCCGAGGCATGA
- a CDS encoding peroxiredoxin — MAIEVGSKAPDFELKDNHGATVRLSDFRGEKAVVLLFYPFAFTGVCTGELCELRDQLPRFQNADVQLLAVSNDSVPTLRVFGEQEGLEYPLLSDFWPHGETSRAYGVFDEDKGCAVRGTFVIDKDGIVRWSVVNGLPDARDLNEYIKALDSL, encoded by the coding sequence ATGGCGATCGAGGTCGGCAGCAAGGCCCCGGACTTCGAGCTCAAGGACAACCACGGCGCCACCGTGCGGCTCTCCGACTTCCGCGGGGAGAAGGCCGTGGTGCTGCTCTTCTACCCGTTCGCCTTCACCGGTGTCTGCACCGGCGAGCTGTGCGAGCTGCGGGACCAGCTCCCGCGCTTCCAGAACGCCGACGTGCAGCTCCTCGCGGTCTCCAACGACTCCGTGCCCACCCTGCGCGTCTTCGGCGAGCAGGAGGGCCTGGAGTACCCGCTCCTGTCGGACTTCTGGCCGCACGGCGAGACCTCCCGCGCCTACGGCGTCTTCGACGAGGACAAGGGCTGCGCGGTCCGCGGCACCTTCGTCATCGACAAGGACGGCATCGTGCGCTGGAGCGTCGTCAACGGGCTGCCCGACGCGCGTGACCTGAACGAGTACATCAAGGCCCTCGACAGCCTCTGA
- the aceE gene encoding pyruvate dehydrogenase (acetyl-transferring), homodimeric type, with protein sequence MASASDRNPIIIGGLPSQVPDFDPEETQEWLDSLDAAVDERGRERARYLMLRLIERAREKRVAVPEMRSTDYVNTIATKDEPFFPGNEEIERKVLNATRWNAAVMVSRAQRPGIGVGGHIATFASSASLYDVGFNHFFRGKDEGDGGDQIFFQGHASPGIYARAYLLDRLSEQQLDAFRQEKSKAPYGLSSYPHPRLMPDFWEFPTVSMGLGPLGAIYQARMNRYMQARGIADTSKSHVWAYLGDGEMDEPESLGQLSIAAREHLDNLTFVVNCNLQRLDGPVRGNGKIMQELESQFRGAGWNVIKLIWDRSWDPLLAQDRDGILVNKLNTTPDGQFQTYATETGAYIRDHFFGGDHRLRAMVENMTDQQIQHLGRGGHDHKKVYAAYAAAKAHKGQPTVILAQTVKGWTLGPNFEGRNATHQMKKLTADDLKRFRDRLHIPITDAQLEDGAPPYYHPGRNSPEIQYMHDRRSALGGYVPTRVVRAKPLQLPGDATYAAAKKGSGQQSIATTMAFVRILKDLMRDKEIGRRFVLIAPDEYRTFGMDAFFPSAKIYNPLGQQYEAVDRDLLLAYKESPTGQMLHDGISEAGCTASLIAAGSAYATHGEPLIPVYVFYSMFGFQRTGDQFWQMADQLARGFVLGATAGRTTLTGEGLQHADGHSQLLASTNPGCVAYDPAYGYEIAHIVRDGLRRMYGPDAEDVFYYLTVYNEPIQHPAEPADVDVDGILNGIHRVSAGTAGAVGAQIMASGVAVPWALEAQRILAAEWNVKADVWSATSWNELRREAVAVEEHNLLHPEEEQRVPYVTRKLSGAEGPFVAVSDWMRAVPDQISRWVPGTYTSLGADGFGFADTRGAARRFFHIDAQSVVLSVLTELAKEGKIDRSALKQAIDRYQLLDVRAADPGAAGGDA encoded by the coding sequence GTGGCTTCCGCATCCGATCGCAATCCGATCATCATTGGTGGCCTGCCGAGCCAGGTCCCGGACTTCGATCCGGAAGAGACGCAGGAGTGGCTCGACTCCCTCGACGCCGCCGTCGACGAGCGGGGCCGCGAGCGCGCCCGCTACCTGATGCTGCGGCTGATCGAGCGGGCCCGCGAGAAGCGCGTGGCCGTGCCCGAGATGCGCTCCACCGACTACGTCAACACCATCGCCACCAAGGACGAGCCCTTCTTCCCCGGCAACGAGGAGATCGAGCGCAAGGTCCTCAACGCCACCCGGTGGAACGCGGCCGTCATGGTCTCGCGCGCCCAGCGCCCCGGCATCGGCGTCGGCGGCCACATCGCCACGTTCGCCTCCTCCGCGTCCCTCTACGACGTGGGCTTCAACCACTTCTTCCGGGGCAAGGACGAGGGTGACGGCGGCGACCAGATCTTCTTCCAGGGCCACGCCTCCCCCGGCATCTACGCCCGCGCCTACCTCCTGGACCGGCTCTCCGAGCAGCAGCTCGACGCGTTCCGCCAGGAGAAGTCGAAGGCCCCGTACGGCCTGTCCAGCTATCCGCACCCGCGGCTGATGCCGGACTTCTGGGAGTTCCCGACCGTCTCGATGGGCCTCGGCCCGCTCGGTGCGATCTACCAGGCCCGGATGAACCGCTACATGCAGGCCCGCGGTATCGCGGACACGTCCAAGTCACACGTTTGGGCGTATCTCGGCGACGGCGAGATGGACGAGCCGGAGTCGCTCGGCCAGCTGTCCATCGCGGCCCGCGAGCACCTGGACAACCTGACCTTCGTCGTCAACTGCAACCTGCAGCGCCTCGACGGCCCGGTCCGCGGCAACGGCAAGATCATGCAGGAGCTGGAGTCGCAGTTCCGCGGCGCCGGCTGGAACGTCATCAAGCTGATCTGGGACCGGTCCTGGGACCCGCTGCTGGCCCAGGACCGCGACGGCATCCTGGTCAACAAGCTGAACACCACCCCGGACGGGCAGTTCCAGACGTACGCCACCGAGACCGGTGCGTACATCCGCGACCACTTCTTCGGCGGCGACCACCGGCTGCGCGCGATGGTCGAGAACATGACCGACCAGCAGATCCAGCACCTGGGCCGCGGCGGTCACGACCACAAGAAGGTCTACGCGGCGTACGCGGCGGCCAAGGCCCACAAGGGCCAGCCGACGGTGATCCTGGCGCAGACGGTCAAGGGCTGGACCCTCGGCCCGAACTTCGAGGGCCGCAACGCGACCCACCAGATGAAGAAGCTGACGGCGGACGACCTCAAGCGCTTCCGCGACCGCCTGCACATCCCGATCACGGACGCCCAGCTGGAGGACGGCGCGCCGCCGTACTACCACCCGGGCCGCAACTCCCCCGAGATCCAGTACATGCACGACCGCCGCAGCGCGCTCGGCGGCTACGTGCCGACCCGCGTGGTGCGCGCCAAGCCGCTCCAGCTGCCGGGCGACGCCACGTACGCGGCCGCCAAGAAGGGTTCGGGACAGCAGTCGATCGCCACCACCATGGCCTTCGTCCGCATCCTGAAGGACCTCATGCGGGACAAGGAGATCGGCAGGCGCTTCGTGCTGATCGCGCCCGACGAGTACCGCACCTTCGGCATGGACGCGTTCTTCCCGAGCGCCAAGATCTACAACCCGCTGGGCCAGCAGTACGAGGCGGTCGACCGCGACCTGCTGCTCGCGTACAAGGAGTCCCCGACGGGCCAGATGCTGCACGACGGCATCTCGGAGGCGGGCTGCACGGCCTCGCTGATCGCCGCCGGTTCGGCGTACGCGACGCACGGCGAGCCGCTGATCCCGGTCTACGTCTTCTACTCGATGTTCGGTTTCCAGCGCACCGGTGACCAGTTCTGGCAGATGGCCGACCAGCTGGCCCGCGGCTTCGTCCTCGGCGCGACCGCCGGCCGGACCACCCTGACGGGTGAGGGCCTGCAGCACGCCGACGGCCACTCCCAGCTGCTGGCGTCGACCAACCCGGGCTGTGTGGCGTACGACCCGGCGTACGGGTACGAGATCGCGCACATCGTCCGGGACGGTCTGCGGCGGATGTACGGGCCCGACGCCGAGGACGTCTTCTACTACCTGACGGTCTACAACGAGCCGATCCAGCACCCGGCCGAGCCGGCGGACGTCGATGTGGACGGCATCCTGAACGGCATCCACCGGGTCTCGGCCGGCACGGCCGGCGCCGTCGGGGCGCAGATCATGGCCTCGGGCGTGGCGGTGCCGTGGGCGCTGGAGGCGCAGCGGATCCTGGCCGCCGAGTGGAACGTCAAGGCGGACGTGTGGTCGGCGACCTCCTGGAACGAGCTGCGCCGCGAGGCCGTGGCGGTGGAGGAGCACAACCTGCTCCACCCGGAGGAGGAGCAGCGCGTCCCGTACGTGACGCGCAAGCTGTCCGGCGCGGAGGGTCCGTTCGTGGCGGTCTCCGACTGGATGCGGGCGGTCCCGGACCAGATCTCGCGCTGGGTCCCGGGCACGTACACCTCGCTGGGCGCGGACGGCTTCGGCTTCGCGGACACGCGCGGTGCGGCCCGGCGGTTCTTCCACATCGACGCGCAGTCGGTGGTCCTCTCGGTGCTGACCGAGCTGGCCAAGGAGGGCAAGATCGACCGCTCCGCGCTGAAGCAGGCGATCGACCGCTACCAGCTGCTGGACGTCAGGGCCGCGGACCCGGGCGCGGCGGGCGGCGACGCCTGA
- a CDS encoding potassium channel family protein, producing the protein MKQPSRQSRWERRTQTPLLVLALGFAVAYAVPIVVPDASAAVHRACMHAEWVVWAAFAADYLMRLGLSASKKAFVRTHWMDLAAVLLPMIQPLRLLRVVSTLMLVGRRARMAPQIRLTTYVAGAVVGLLMFGSLAVLSVEREAPGGNIKNLGDALWWSVTTMTTVGYGDHSPTTGLGRLLAVGLMLSGIALLGVVTANIAAWFISRFERDDRVERAQTAAIAELASEVRALRAEVARLAAPGPGAGPGPGTAPGAGAGLPAQAPGAAPAAAAVSAPTP; encoded by the coding sequence ATGAAGCAACCCTCCCGCCAGTCGCGGTGGGAGCGCCGGACGCAGACGCCTCTGCTGGTGCTCGCCCTCGGATTCGCCGTCGCCTATGCCGTGCCCATCGTCGTGCCCGACGCGAGTGCGGCCGTGCACCGCGCCTGCATGCACGCCGAGTGGGTGGTGTGGGCGGCCTTCGCCGCCGACTACCTGATGCGGCTGGGCCTGTCGGCTTCGAAGAAGGCGTTCGTACGGACCCACTGGATGGACCTGGCGGCGGTGCTGCTGCCGATGATCCAGCCGCTGCGGCTGCTGCGCGTGGTCTCCACGCTGATGCTGGTGGGCCGGCGGGCCCGGATGGCCCCGCAGATCCGGCTGACCACCTACGTGGCGGGCGCGGTGGTCGGGCTGCTGATGTTCGGCTCGCTCGCCGTGCTGAGCGTGGAGCGGGAGGCTCCCGGCGGCAACATCAAGAACCTGGGCGACGCCCTGTGGTGGTCGGTGACCACCATGACGACGGTCGGCTACGGCGACCACTCCCCCACCACCGGGCTCGGCCGGCTGCTGGCGGTGGGGCTGATGCTGTCCGGGATCGCGCTGCTGGGTGTGGTGACCGCCAACATCGCGGCCTGGTTCATCTCCCGCTTCGAGCGGGACGACCGGGTGGAACGGGCCCAGACGGCCGCGATCGCCGAACTGGCGTCGGAGGTACGGGCGCTGCGCGCGGAGGTCGCCCGGCTCGCCGCACCCGGGCCCGGGGCAGGACCCGGGCCCGGGACCGCTCCGGGCGCGGGGGCGGGCCTGCCGGCCCAGGCGCCCGGGGCGGCTCCGGCGGCGGCCGCCGTCAGCGCTCCCACACCTTGA
- a CDS encoding HpcH/HpaI aldolase/citrate lyase family protein, producing the protein MRHFGHISPTVRKDLFHQEPAEFTAASPARTLAAALGATLYSPATRTQLARDIRKQAGRGVVSMVLCLEDSISDADVVGGEENLVRQFAALDEDPAELPLLFIRVRTPEQIPDLVHRLGGSAARLAGFVLPKFTETRGIAFLEAVAEAEAASGQSRLYAMPVLETPELLHLETRVEALAGISRTVNKYRERVLALRLGVTDFCSAYGLRRTPDMTAYDVQIVAGVIADVVNVLSRADGTGFTVTGPVWEYFRSQQRLFKPQLRRSPFLEEGVEELRTALIEHDLDGLLREIELDRANGLLGKTCIHPAHVTPVHALSVVSHEEFSDAQDILRPERGGGGVMRSAYTNKMNEVKPHRAWAERTMLRAEVFGVAKEEVGFVDLLTAGLQV; encoded by the coding sequence ATGCGTCATTTCGGGCACATCTCGCCCACAGTCCGAAAGGACCTCTTCCACCAGGAGCCGGCAGAGTTCACCGCCGCCTCCCCCGCACGCACGCTCGCGGCCGCCCTGGGGGCCACCCTCTACAGTCCGGCCACCCGGACCCAGCTCGCACGGGACATCCGCAAGCAGGCCGGCCGCGGAGTCGTCTCCATGGTCCTCTGCCTGGAGGATTCCATCAGCGACGCCGATGTCGTGGGGGGCGAGGAGAACCTCGTCCGGCAGTTCGCCGCCCTCGACGAGGACCCGGCGGAGCTCCCGCTGCTCTTCATCCGCGTCCGCACGCCCGAGCAGATCCCCGATCTCGTGCACCGGCTCGGCGGCTCGGCAGCGAGACTGGCCGGATTCGTACTCCCGAAATTCACCGAAACACGCGGGATCGCCTTCCTCGAAGCCGTCGCGGAGGCGGAGGCGGCGAGCGGACAGTCCCGGCTGTACGCGATGCCCGTCCTGGAGACCCCGGAGCTGCTGCACCTGGAGACCCGCGTCGAGGCCCTCGCCGGGATCTCCCGCACGGTCAACAAGTACCGCGAGCGGGTGCTCGCGCTGCGGCTGGGAGTGACCGACTTCTGCTCCGCGTACGGTCTGCGCCGCACCCCCGACATGACCGCCTACGACGTCCAGATCGTCGCGGGCGTCATCGCCGACGTGGTCAACGTGCTCAGCCGCGCCGACGGCACCGGCTTCACGGTCACCGGCCCGGTGTGGGAGTACTTCCGCAGCCAGCAGCGCCTCTTCAAGCCGCAGCTGCGCCGCAGCCCCTTCCTGGAGGAGGGCGTCGAGGAGCTGCGCACCGCGCTGATCGAGCACGACCTGGACGGGCTGCTGCGCGAGATCGAGCTGGACCGGGCCAACGGGCTGCTGGGCAAGACCTGCATCCACCCCGCCCACGTCACCCCGGTCCACGCGCTCTCGGTGGTGTCGCACGAGGAGTTCAGCGATGCTCAAGACATCCTCCGACCCGAGCGCGGAGGCGGCGGAGTGATGCGTTCCGCCTACACGAACAAGATGAACGAGGTGAAGCCCCACCGGGCCTGGGCCGAGCGCACCATGCTGCGCGCCGAGGTCTTCGGTGTGGCGAAGGAGGAGGTCGGCTTCGTCGATCTCCTCACGGCCGGGCTCCAGGTGTGA
- a CDS encoding TerD family protein, with translation MGVTLAKGGNVSLSKAAPNLTRVLIGLGWDARSTTGADFDLDASALLCNSGRVLGDDYFVFYNNLKSPEGSVEHTGDNLTGEGDGDDESIIIDLTKVPESVDKIVFPVSIHDADSRRQSFGQVSNAFIRVVNEADGQELARYDLSEDASSETAMIFGEVYRYGGEWKFRAVGQGYASGLRGIALDFGVNVS, from the coding sequence ATGGGCGTCACACTCGCCAAGGGGGGCAATGTCTCCCTCTCCAAGGCTGCACCGAACCTCACCCGGGTTCTGATCGGCCTCGGATGGGACGCGCGCTCGACCACGGGAGCCGACTTCGACCTCGACGCGAGCGCGCTGCTGTGCAACAGCGGCCGGGTGCTCGGCGACGACTACTTCGTCTTCTACAACAACCTGAAGAGCCCCGAGGGCTCCGTCGAACACACGGGGGACAACCTCACCGGCGAGGGTGACGGTGACGACGAGTCGATCATCATCGACCTCACCAAGGTGCCGGAGTCCGTGGACAAGATCGTCTTTCCGGTCTCCATTCACGACGCGGACTCCCGCCGGCAGAGCTTCGGCCAGGTCAGCAACGCGTTCATCCGCGTGGTCAACGAGGCGGACGGCCAGGAGTTGGCGCGCTACGACCTCTCCGAGGACGCCTCCAGCGAGACCGCGATGATCTTCGGCGAGGTCTACCGGTACGGCGGCGAATGGAAGTTCCGCGCAGTGGGGCAGGGGTACGCGTCGGGGCTCCGCGGCATCGCTCTAGACTTCGGGGTCAACGTTTCGTAA
- a CDS encoding peptidase inhibitor family I36 protein — protein MRTWSTTFAPAAVLAATLLIPGTTAAAHAAGQAPAHGSGHAPGRAAGPPTLGACATGQLCLWAKPEFKGARKTHELSTLDINSCTALPPGTTAQSLVNRTGRPVTTYQSAECAETGEFQTYPGDGVWLPQSPYQVRAFKVWER, from the coding sequence ATGCGTACGTGGAGCACGACCTTCGCCCCGGCCGCCGTCCTCGCCGCCACCCTGCTGATCCCCGGAACCACCGCCGCCGCCCACGCGGCGGGCCAGGCTCCGGCCCACGGCTCCGGGCACGCCCCGGGCCGGGCCGCCGGGCCGCCGACGCTCGGGGCCTGCGCGACCGGTCAGCTGTGCCTGTGGGCGAAGCCGGAGTTCAAAGGGGCCCGCAAGACCCACGAGCTCAGCACCCTCGACATCAACAGCTGTACGGCGCTGCCGCCCGGCACCACCGCCCAGTCCCTCGTCAACCGCACCGGGCGCCCGGTGACCACCTACCAGTCCGCCGAGTGCGCCGAGACGGGCGAGTTCCAGACCTATCCGGGCGACGGGGTGTGGCTGCCCCAGTCGCCCTACCAGGTCAGGGCGTTCAAGGTGTGGGAGCGCTGA
- a CDS encoding TerD family protein, translating into MGVSLSKGGNVSLTKAAPNLTAVIVGLGWDARTTTGVDFDLDASAILTNDQGKVASDANFVFFNNLKSPDGSVEHTGDNTTGEGEGDDEAIKVNLAGVPADVAKIVFPVSIYEAESRQQSFGQVRNAYIRVVNQADNAELARYDLSEDASTETAMVFGELYRNGAEWKFRAIGQGYASGLRGIAQDFGVNV; encoded by the coding sequence GTGGGAGTCAGCCTCAGCAAGGGCGGCAACGTCTCGCTGACCAAGGCCGCGCCGAACCTGACGGCGGTCATCGTCGGTCTGGGCTGGGACGCTCGCACCACCACCGGTGTCGACTTCGACCTCGACGCCAGCGCGATCCTGACCAACGACCAGGGCAAGGTCGCCAGCGACGCGAACTTCGTGTTCTTCAACAACCTGAAGAGCCCGGACGGTTCCGTCGAGCACACCGGTGACAACACCACCGGTGAGGGCGAAGGCGACGACGAAGCGATCAAGGTCAACCTCGCCGGCGTCCCCGCCGACGTGGCCAAGATCGTCTTCCCGGTCTCGATCTACGAGGCCGAGAGCCGCCAGCAGAGCTTCGGCCAGGTCCGCAACGCGTACATCCGCGTCGTGAACCAGGCCGACAACGCCGAGCTCGCCCGCTACGACCTGTCGGAGGACGCCTCGACGGAGACCGCCATGGTCTTCGGCGAGCTCTACCGCAACGGCGCCGAGTGGAAGTTCCGCGCCATCGGCCAGGGCTACGCCTCCGGCCTGCGCGGCATCGCGCAGGACTTCGGCGTCAACGTCTGA
- a CDS encoding TerD family protein gives MTHAMQKGSNIPVTAAAVRAVLRWTGGPDVPDVDASALLVGPDGRVRSDEDFVFYNQPRHPSGAVWRLGKKQLGDGITDAVQADLRAVTPLVDRILVVASAEDVPFQRVHDLRILLYDATATGGSEPLAFFDVRPETGAETALICGELYRRGEGWKFRALGEGYSNGLVGLATDHGISVDEGTADAPDAPAGQAAAPVAPAPPTQALPDAQPAYGYPQPVSPVPVPAPGGDPAFRLPVQGPQFIRR, from the coding sequence ATGACGCACGCGATGCAGAAGGGCTCGAACATCCCGGTGACCGCCGCGGCGGTCCGGGCGGTGCTGCGCTGGACCGGTGGGCCCGATGTGCCGGACGTGGACGCCTCCGCGCTGCTCGTGGGCCCGGACGGGCGGGTGCGCTCGGACGAGGACTTCGTCTTCTACAACCAGCCCCGGCACCCTTCGGGGGCCGTCTGGCGGCTCGGCAAGAAGCAGCTCGGCGACGGGATCACCGACGCCGTCCAGGCGGACCTGCGGGCCGTCACCCCGCTCGTGGACCGGATCCTGGTCGTCGCCTCCGCCGAGGACGTGCCCTTCCAGCGCGTCCATGACCTGCGGATCCTCCTCTACGACGCCACCGCGACCGGCGGCTCCGAACCGCTGGCCTTCTTCGACGTGCGGCCCGAGACCGGCGCCGAGACGGCGCTGATCTGCGGCGAGCTGTACCGGCGGGGCGAGGGGTGGAAGTTCCGGGCGCTCGGCGAGGGCTACTCCAACGGGCTGGTCGGGCTGGCCACCGACCACGGGATCTCCGTGGACGAGGGCACCGCCGACGCCCCCGACGCCCCGGCCGGCCAGGCGGCCGCCCCGGTGGCGCCCGCGCCGCCCACACAGGCCCTGCCGGACGCGCAGCCCGCCTACGGGTACCCGCAGCCGGTGTCGCCCGTGCCGGTGCCCGCTCCGGGCGGGGATCCGGCCTTCCGGCTGCCCGTGCAGGGTCCGCAGTTCATCCGCCGGTGA